A region from the Lentisphaera profundi genome encodes:
- a CDS encoding DUF3228 family protein, translating to MNIEMCEFTKRQYKSDFYGTRVNESMVGKMIFLAKNPYEIIPGYADFCCIAVLKNRDESGNYIFPDLESLTIERALAEEIGAKLHCAYETRNDKEVAVLVDWVSGIPAGKAEWIHLILYSKEQMEKEGDKVDADWAIVSINGAATKEVEPMRPITAMRNALGVEEGGSGVTIDRRAYQESVDFWSKYIMIRREEA from the coding sequence ATGAATATTGAAATGTGTGAATTTACGAAAAGGCAGTACAAATCAGACTTTTACGGGACGCGAGTAAATGAAAGTATGGTAGGAAAAATGATTTTTTTAGCTAAAAATCCTTATGAAATCATTCCAGGTTATGCTGATTTTTGTTGCATAGCGGTTTTAAAAAATCGCGATGAATCAGGGAACTATATTTTTCCAGACTTGGAAAGTTTAACTATTGAGAGAGCATTAGCCGAAGAAATAGGGGCCAAACTTCATTGTGCCTATGAGACTCGTAATGACAAGGAAGTCGCTGTACTCGTTGATTGGGTAAGTGGCATTCCTGCAGGTAAAGCTGAGTGGATTCATTTGATTTTGTACTCCAAAGAACAGATGGAAAAAGAAGGTGATAAAGTTGATGCGGATTGGGCAATAGTATCGATCAATGGGGCCGCGACTAAAGAAGTAGAACCCATGAGACCTATAACAGCAATGCGCAATGCTTTAGGCGTAGAAGAAGGGGGGTCGGGAGTGACTATTGATCGTAGAGCTTATCAAGAAAGCGTAGATTTCTGGTCGAAATATATCATGATTCGCCGAGAAGAAGCATAA
- a CDS encoding sulfatase-like hydrolase/transferase, producing MKKILSLIFFALVLNATEKPNIIYILADDLGYGDLGCYGQKVIQTPHLDKMAANGLRFTQHYSGSTVCGPSRSCLLEGKHSGNTYVRGNGHLQMRPDPNDLIFPKALQKAGYHTAMIGKSGMGCNTDDASLTYKKDLITFLASLLIHKPIGIFLLIYGAMTAKSLKLNTQTTPYTRAITIAQK from the coding sequence ATGAAAAAAATTCTTTCACTGATATTTTTTGCACTTGTACTCAATGCAACTGAGAAGCCAAATATAATCTATATCCTTGCTGATGATTTAGGCTATGGTGACTTGGGTTGCTATGGACAAAAAGTCATCCAAACACCCCACTTAGACAAAATGGCCGCCAATGGCTTGCGCTTTACGCAACATTATTCAGGAAGCACTGTATGTGGCCCTTCTCGTAGCTGTTTATTAGAAGGAAAACATTCCGGTAATACTTACGTTCGTGGTAATGGTCACCTGCAAATGCGTCCCGACCCCAACGACCTTATTTTTCCAAAAGCTCTCCAAAAAGCTGGCTATCACACCGCTATGATCGGTAAATCGGGAATGGGCTGTAATACCGATGACGCGAGCCTCACTTACAAAAAGGATTTGATTACTTTTTTGGCTTCACTTCTCATACACAAGCCCATTGGTATTTTCCTACTTATTTATGGCGCAATGACGGCGAAGTCACTAAAGTTGAATACCCAAACAACACCTTACACGAGGGCGATAACTATAGCTCAGAAGTAG